The Lacerta agilis isolate rLacAgi1 chromosome 5, rLacAgi1.pri, whole genome shotgun sequence genome has a segment encoding these proteins:
- the LOC117046412 gene encoding very long-chain specific acyl-CoA dehydrogenase, mitochondrial-like, which produces MLQLIQRGMGLKWWRQLWAKSSLRLLPPSYVVPDQKVSYSSHANKESTSFVTNIFNGHLAPENVFPFPSVLSQEQAQSLQAMVDPCTRFFQKEASCFRPNLPWNSLPRESGLRGGSAFALFFSNCGQEVNDPAANEELESIEETTLAGLKDMGCFGLQVPEELGGIGLTNTQYARMVEVVGMHDLGVGIALGAHQSIGFKGILLFGTKSQKEKYLPKLATGEVYAAFCLTEPSSGSDAASIQTTAELSPCERYYTLNGGKIWISNGGTAEIFTVFAKTRVKDVTTGEEKDKISAFIVERAFKGVTSGPPEQKMGIKCSNTAEVHFDGVQVPAENLLGGVGRGFQVAMHILNNGRFGMASALAGTMRGVLRKAVEHAANRQQFGSTLSRFGTIQEKLARMAMLLYVTEAMAYVLSANMDMKVPDYRLEAAISKIFASEAAWTVTDEAIQILGGMGYMKETGVEKVMRDLRIFRIFEGTNDILRLFVALGGMKYAGEELQRLQKSLSNPVGKVEALCKEIVMRAKRKVGLPSGLSLQGVVHPDLDDCATLVTKAIDLFGEAVESLLLKYGAAVADQQFHLKRVADAAIDIYAMAVALSRASRSLSLKQPAAQHEELLCRTWCHEARGVGGRRTPCSPFLRLGSAMSSLWPLSHNWLCLGPTEASQTQTLGWFLTFLLLAALPPAPVSCRVIHSSSSQSAGHELSLAGCNQAFQRIRQALRETNSLAWEESFASMKLISDAVVKNGDVVAAHPLGF; this is translated from the exons ATGTTGCAGCTGATCCAGCGAGGGATGGGGCTCAAGTGGTGGAGACAGCTGTGGGCCAAATCCAGCCTCAG GCTGCTGCCTCCCTCCTATGTTGTGCCTGACCAGAAAGTGAGCTATTCCAGCCATGCCAACAAG GAATCCACATCCTTTGTCACAAACATATTCAACGGGCACCTGGCCCCCGAAAACGTCTTCCCCTTCCCTTCAG TTCTCTCCCAGGAGCAAGCGCAGTCCCTGCAGGCCATGGTGGATCCCTGCACCCGCTTCTTCCAG AAGGAGGCCTCTTGCTTTAGGCCAAATCTcccctggaactccctgccacggGAAAGTGGCCTTAGGGGAGGGTCTGCCTTTGCTTTGTTCTTTTCAAACTGTGGGCAGGAAGTGAACGACCCAGCTGCCAATGAGGAACTGGAGAGCATTGAGGAGACGACCCTGGCCGGCCTCAAGGACATGGGCTGCTTTGGCCTCCAGGTGCCTGAGGAGCTGGGGGGCATCGGGCTCACCAACACGCAG TATGCCCGCATGGTGGAAGTGGTCGGGATGCACGACCTCGGGGTGGGCATTGCCCTCGGTGCCCACCAGTCCATCGGCTTCAAGGGGATCCTGCTCTTTGGCACAAAAAGCCAGAAGGAGAAATACCTGCCCAAGTTGGCAACTG GCGAGGTCTACGCGGCCTTCTGCCTGACGGAGCCGTCGAGCGGGTCCGACGCGGCCTCCATCCAGACGACGGCGGAGCTCAGTCCCTGCGAGCGCTATTACACCCTCAATGGGGGCAAGATCTGGATCAG CAACGGCGGCACCGCCGAGATCTTCACGGTGTTCGCCAAGACGCGCGTCAAGGACGTGACGACGGGCGAGGAGAAGGACAAGATCTCGGCCTTCATCGTCGAGAGGGCCTTCAAGGGCGTCACCAG CGGCCCCCCGGAGCAGAAGATGGGCATCAAGTGCTCCAACACGGCCGAGGTGCACTTCGACGGCGTGCAGGTGCCGGCGGAGAACCTGCTGGGCGGCGTGGGGCGCGGCTTCCAAGTGGCCATGCACATCCTCAACAACGGCCGCTTCGGGATGGCCTCGGCGCTGGCCGGCACCATGCGCGGCGTCCTCCGCAAGGCG GTGGAGCACGCGGCCAACCGGCAGCAGTTCGGCAGCACCCTGAGCCGCTTTGGCACCATCCAGGAGAAGCTGGCGCGCATGGCGATGCTGCTCTATGTGACCgag GCCATGGCTTACGTGCTGAGCGCCAACATGGACATGAAGGTGCCCGACTACCGCCTGGAGGCTGCCATCAGCAAGATATTTGCCTCA GAGGCAGCCTGGACAGTGACTGATGAAGCCATCCAGATCCTGGGCGGGATGGGCTACATGAAG GAGACGGGAGTGGAGAAAGTCATGCGAGACTTAAGGATCTTCCGCATCTTTGAGGGCACCAACGACATCCTCCGCCTGTTTGTGGCGCTGGGGGGCATGAag TATGCTGGAGAGGAGCTGCAGCGCCTGCAGAAGTCCCTCTCCAATCCGGTAGGGAAGGTGGAAGCCCTCTGCAAGGAGATTGTCATGAGAGCCAAACG GAAAGTTGGGCTTCCCAGTGGCCTGTCTCTGCAGGGCGTTGTTCACCCAGACCTGGATGACTGTGCGACTCTG GTCACCAAGGCCATTGATCTGTTTGGTGAAGCGGTTGAGAGTCTGCTGCTGAAATACGGAGCTGCAGTGGCAG ACCAGCAGTTCCACCTGAAGCGCGTGGCGGACGCTGCCATCGACATCTATGCCATGGCTGTGGCTCTCTCCAG GGCCAGCCGCTCTCTTTCGCTGAAGCAACCGGCAGCGCAGCATGAGGAGCTCTTGTGTCGGACGTGGTGCCATGaggcaaggggggtgggtgggaggaggaccCCCTGTAGCCCCTTCCTCCGCCTGGGCTCAGCCATGTCCTCCCTTTGGCCCCTCTCTCACAATTGGCTCTGCCTTGGCCCCACAGAGGCTTCTCAGACCCAGACTCTGGGTTGGTTTCTgaccttcctcctcctggctgcCCTTCCCCCAGCCCCAGTTTCCTGCCGGGTgatccattcctcctcctcccagtctgcagGGCATGAGCTGAGCCTTGCAGGATGTAACCAG GCCTTCCAGCGCATCCGCCAGGCTCTGCGGGAAACCAACTCGCTGGCCTGGGAGGAGTCCTTTGCCAGCATGAAGCTGATCTCCGATGCCGTGGTGAAGAATGGAGATGTTGTGGCTGCTCACCCGCTCGGCTTCTGA